Proteins from a genomic interval of Fuerstiella sp.:
- the guaB gene encoding IMP dehydrogenase, with amino-acid sequence MEDRIGYRGLTFDDVLLEPGYSEVMPSSCDLSSSLTRNISLNIPVVSSPMDTVTTADMAIAMAQLGGIGIIHKNMTLEEQAQEVYRVKRSAHGVIMDPVTLPPETVVSEARRIMDERNIGGVPITTDGKLVGILTRRDLRFLDRTDGPVADVMTRDKLVTAPASTSLDQAEKILLENRIEKLLLIDDQYQLRGLISIKDIDKNQQFPQASKDTRGRLRAGAAVGVHDYDRATLMIEQGVDVLVVDSAHGHSRNVIDTVRTIKDRFEIDVIAGNVATSAGARALADAGADGVKVGIGPGSICTTRIISGIGVPQLSAIAHAAKALDGSGIPVIADGGIRFSGDITKALAAGAWTVMVGGLLAGVDESPGEMILFQGRSFKRYRGMGSLGAMVSGSSERYRQGSGAGHDESKLVPEGVEGRVPYKGALQPLLYQLTGGLRSGMGYVGAASIDSLRTQARFIEVSGASVRENHPHDIAITQEAPNYSAEHSPGGRR; translated from the coding sequence ATGGAAGATCGCATTGGCTATCGAGGTCTCACATTTGACGATGTGCTGCTGGAACCGGGATACAGTGAAGTCATGCCATCGTCGTGCGACCTCAGCTCTTCACTAACCCGCAATATTTCTCTGAATATCCCGGTCGTCAGCAGCCCGATGGATACCGTTACCACCGCAGACATGGCGATTGCCATGGCACAGCTTGGCGGCATCGGCATTATTCACAAGAACATGACCCTCGAAGAACAGGCTCAGGAAGTCTATCGGGTGAAACGAAGCGCACACGGTGTGATCATGGACCCGGTGACGCTGCCGCCCGAAACGGTCGTTTCGGAAGCTCGTCGCATTATGGACGAACGCAATATCGGCGGGGTCCCGATTACCACAGACGGAAAACTGGTAGGCATTCTTACCCGGCGGGATCTGCGTTTTCTCGACAGGACAGACGGACCGGTAGCCGATGTGATGACGCGGGATAAACTGGTGACTGCACCGGCCAGTACCAGTCTCGATCAGGCAGAAAAGATTCTGCTGGAAAACAGGATCGAGAAACTGTTGCTGATAGACGATCAATACCAACTGAGAGGTTTGATTTCGATCAAGGATATCGACAAAAACCAGCAGTTTCCGCAGGCATCCAAGGATACTCGCGGACGGCTGCGAGCCGGGGCAGCTGTCGGTGTTCACGATTACGATCGAGCCACTCTGATGATCGAACAGGGGGTTGACGTGCTGGTCGTCGACAGTGCACACGGACATTCCAGGAATGTCATCGACACTGTTCGGACAATCAAGGATCGGTTTGAAATCGATGTCATCGCCGGAAATGTGGCAACATCAGCCGGAGCCAGGGCTCTGGCTGATGCCGGAGCAGACGGAGTTAAGGTAGGAATTGGCCCAGGTTCGATATGTACAACCCGGATTATTTCCGGAATTGGAGTTCCACAGTTGTCTGCAATCGCCCACGCGGCGAAGGCGCTCGATGGTTCGGGGATTCCTGTGATTGCCGACGGTGGCATTCGATTTAGTGGAGATATTACGAAGGCACTGGCAGCCGGAGCGTGGACCGTGATGGTCGGTGGTCTGCTGGCCGGAGTCGATGAGAGTCCTGGGGAGATGATTCTCTTTCAGGGGCGCAGCTTCAAGCGATACCGTGGTATGGGCTCGCTGGGAGCAATGGTAAGCGGCAGCAGTGAACGCTATCGGCAGGGTTCAGGTGCTGGTCATGACGAATCCAAACTGGTTCCGGAAGGAGTTGAGGGACGAGTTCCCTACAAAGGAGCCCTGCAGCCTCTTCTCTACCAACTCACAGGTGGTCTGCGATCGGGTATGGGATACGTGGGTGCTGCATCAATTGACAGTCTGCGAACCCAGGCACGTTTTATCGAAGTTTCAGGTGCATCAGTTCGGGAAAATCATCCTCATGATATTGCTATTACTCAGGAAGCTCCCAACTATTCCGCAGAACACAGTCCCGGTGGACGTCGCTGA
- the rsmA gene encoding 16S rRNA (adenine(1518)-N(6)/adenine(1519)-N(6))-dimethyltransferase RsmA yields the protein MKDESRQTRQRLMTLFREHGFNPRSDLGQNFLIDLNLLEFVVRAAEISRDDLVLEVGTGTGGMTTHLSEQAGHVVSVEVDPKMYALATHVTRHCDNVTLINRDILRNKNTLSPEIMQVLKQQAAKQPDGQLKLVANLPYSVATPVISNLVASDLQWSRIIATIQLELGEKMIAKPGTGSYSALSVWLQSQCSVRIIRRMGPQVFWPRPKVQSAIVSIRRHDGRGGQIDNRPFFLDFIRRLFHHRRKIARSVLCGMYSKQMSRRDVDTILSELGHDPESRAEQLEVKELLRLANRFFQVLNGLSESATAVD from the coding sequence ATGAAAGACGAATCAAGGCAGACAAGACAGCGGCTGATGACACTGTTCCGTGAACACGGATTTAATCCGCGATCCGACCTTGGCCAAAATTTCCTGATCGACCTTAACCTGCTCGAATTTGTGGTCCGCGCCGCGGAAATCTCGCGAGATGACCTGGTCCTGGAGGTAGGGACAGGGACAGGCGGGATGACAACACATCTGTCCGAACAGGCAGGGCACGTCGTTAGTGTTGAGGTGGACCCAAAGATGTACGCCCTGGCAACTCACGTCACTCGTCACTGTGACAACGTTACACTCATTAATCGCGACATTCTTCGCAATAAAAACACGTTGTCACCTGAAATTATGCAAGTACTGAAACAGCAGGCAGCGAAGCAACCAGACGGTCAGCTCAAACTGGTTGCCAATCTTCCGTACAGCGTAGCCACACCGGTCATTTCTAACCTGGTTGCTTCCGATTTACAGTGGTCCCGAATCATTGCCACGATCCAGCTGGAACTCGGAGAGAAAATGATTGCTAAACCGGGGACCGGAAGTTACAGCGCGCTTTCAGTATGGCTGCAGTCACAGTGCAGTGTGCGAATCATTCGACGAATGGGACCGCAGGTTTTTTGGCCTCGGCCCAAAGTACAGTCCGCCATCGTCAGTATTCGTCGACACGACGGTCGCGGCGGACAAATCGACAACCGACCTTTTTTCCTGGACTTTATCCGCCGTCTGTTTCATCACCGGAGAAAAATCGCTCGGAGTGTCCTTTGCGGAATGTACAGCAAACAAATGTCCAGAAGGGATGTTGACACAATCCTGTCTGAACTGGGACACGATCCGGAATCACGAGCGGAACAGCTGGAAGTGAAAGAGCTGCTGCGACTGGCCAACAGGTTTTTCCAGGTGCTCAATGGGCTGTCGGAGTCTGCGACAGCTGTCGATTGA
- a CDS encoding Gfo/Idh/MocA family oxidoreductase has translation MNKTCLTRRDALRSTLVCAGTSVWTGHSARSLGFTGANARPRVAAIGTGSRWCQRATGIDGPHGSAPDFRKYGDYIAVCDTDAERVARAKELVKDWTGTVPESFEDYRAIIDRDDVDIVHISTPDHWHAKIAIEAILAGKDVYCEKPMTLTIEEGRQICDVTRRTGRIVQIGTQQRSSEQFIKAVAMIRDGRIGDIRKVTCSVGGGPTSPQLPAVSVPENLNWNLWQGPAVARPFRYLAGPNGETKSWSRSHYEFRWWYEYSGGKLTDWGAHHVDIATWGIGKTDTGPITVVPEMVRHPVDFRGGYPTRDDQYNTATEFLIRATFADGIDLVIRHDGDNGIIFEGSAGRIFVNRGRLTGRPVEELARNPLPDGALEKVYKNRPLTSHFRNFFEAARDRAEPVSDVFSHHRALSTCHLAGIAARLGRTLHWNPVKEQITNDAQAQSFVARDSRKRFETEL, from the coding sequence GTGAATAAAACGTGTCTGACTCGACGTGATGCTCTGCGATCGACGCTGGTCTGTGCGGGTACCTCGGTCTGGACCGGCCACTCCGCCCGTTCCCTGGGATTCACCGGTGCGAATGCCCGACCGCGTGTGGCGGCAATCGGCACAGGCAGTCGCTGGTGTCAGCGGGCCACGGGAATCGACGGTCCGCACGGGTCCGCCCCTGATTTTCGAAAATACGGAGACTACATCGCGGTCTGTGATACCGATGCGGAGCGTGTGGCAAGGGCAAAGGAACTCGTAAAAGACTGGACAGGCACCGTTCCCGAATCATTCGAAGACTACCGAGCAATCATCGATCGAGATGACGTGGACATCGTTCATATCTCCACACCGGATCACTGGCATGCCAAAATCGCCATCGAAGCAATTTTGGCAGGTAAAGACGTGTATTGCGAAAAACCAATGACGTTAACAATTGAAGAAGGTCGGCAAATCTGCGACGTCACCCGTCGTACAGGTCGAATTGTGCAGATTGGTACACAACAGCGCAGTTCTGAACAGTTTATCAAAGCCGTGGCAATGATTCGCGACGGACGCATCGGTGATATCCGGAAAGTGACCTGCAGTGTTGGAGGGGGGCCAACGAGTCCCCAGCTGCCCGCCGTCAGCGTTCCGGAAAACCTCAACTGGAACCTTTGGCAGGGGCCTGCTGTGGCCAGACCGTTCCGATATCTGGCGGGACCGAATGGAGAAACCAAAAGCTGGTCACGAAGTCACTATGAATTCCGCTGGTGGTACGAATACTCCGGAGGCAAACTCACAGACTGGGGAGCACATCACGTTGATATTGCCACATGGGGAATCGGCAAGACGGACACGGGCCCGATCACTGTGGTCCCGGAAATGGTCAGGCATCCTGTGGACTTCAGGGGGGGCTACCCCACCCGGGACGACCAGTACAATACCGCCACGGAATTTTTGATCCGGGCCACGTTTGCAGATGGAATCGATCTGGTCATTCGACACGATGGCGACAACGGAATCATATTCGAGGGATCAGCAGGACGGATCTTCGTCAATCGCGGGCGTTTGACGGGCAGACCGGTGGAAGAGCTGGCTCGTAATCCATTACCGGACGGAGCATTGGAAAAGGTTTACAAAAACCGTCCGTTAACCAGTCACTTCCGCAATTTTTTCGAAGCAGCCCGGGACCGTGCAGAGCCCGTCTCCGACGTCTTCAGCCACCATCGAGCGCTCAGCACCTGCCATCTCGCAGGCATCGCTGCCCGACTCGGTCGTACGCTGCACTGGAATCCGGTCAAAGAGCAAATCACCAACGATGCACAGGCCCAGAGTTTTGTGGCACGCGATTCCCGAAAACGGTTTGAAACCGAACTGTAA
- a CDS encoding riboflavin synthase: MFTGLVEGQGTVRILKKESAALRLTIAPDRDCFPVSELNIGESISICGCCLTVVNIRTDAVDFEAGEETLAKTNLSGFEQGTRVNLERALAVGDRLGGHFVQGHIDGTALVDEIIRHDEWVDIWFRCSASLTELMIPKGSIAVDGVSLTLVSVETHRFSIALIPHTLQVTTLGIRQPGEVVNIESDILGRYVAKYIKGMQTS, encoded by the coding sequence ATGTTCACCGGTCTCGTCGAAGGACAAGGTACCGTCAGAATCCTGAAAAAGGAATCTGCCGCCCTGCGCCTGACGATCGCTCCGGACCGTGACTGCTTTCCGGTCAGTGAACTCAATATCGGGGAAAGCATCAGTATTTGCGGATGCTGTCTGACTGTGGTGAACATTCGCACTGACGCGGTCGATTTTGAAGCGGGCGAAGAGACTCTGGCCAAAACAAATCTGAGTGGGTTTGAACAGGGGACACGAGTCAATCTGGAACGAGCACTGGCTGTCGGTGACCGACTCGGCGGCCATTTTGTTCAGGGACACATTGATGGAACAGCGCTGGTGGATGAAATCATTCGGCACGACGAATGGGTCGACATTTGGTTTCGATGCTCAGCAAGCCTCACTGAACTCATGATTCCAAAAGGTTCGATCGCCGTGGATGGAGTCAGCCTCACGTTGGTCAGTGTGGAAACCCATCGATTCTCCATTGCTCTGATTCCTCATACTTTGCAGGTGACAACTCTGGGAATTCGACAGCCCGGTGAAGTAGTGAATATCGAATCGGATATTCTCGGCAGGTACGTCGCAAAATACATTAAAGGAATGCAGACATCGTAA
- a CDS encoding aldolase/citrate lyase family protein, which translates to MFHNFRTRLRNGERLYGTMVTTPAPAVAEILADVGFDWLFIDGEHGALDIAQILSILQAADDRIPCIVRVPVADEVWIKRVLDLGAAGIVAPQVNTTETATAVVNAARYAPEGGRGVGLARAHGYGTGFREYMQNANEQTTVIVQAEHAMGVANIESIVAVPGIDAVLLGPYDLAASLGKMGDVNDPVVTEAIDRVTTVCRTAEMPLGYFGITPEAVQPYVELGYNLIITATDTLFLSAAAEKTVRTLREMQPE; encoded by the coding sequence ATGTTCCACAATTTTCGAACCCGTCTCCGGAACGGTGAGCGACTCTACGGAACGATGGTTACGACTCCTGCGCCTGCTGTTGCGGAGATTCTGGCCGATGTCGGTTTTGACTGGTTATTCATCGATGGTGAACATGGAGCTCTGGACATCGCTCAAATTCTGAGCATTCTGCAGGCTGCAGACGATCGAATTCCATGTATCGTTCGCGTGCCGGTCGCTGACGAGGTCTGGATCAAACGTGTGCTTGATCTTGGCGCCGCCGGAATTGTCGCCCCGCAGGTGAACACCACGGAAACAGCAACAGCCGTGGTGAATGCTGCAAGATATGCTCCCGAAGGAGGCCGCGGAGTCGGTCTGGCACGTGCGCATGGTTATGGCACGGGTTTTCGGGAGTACATGCAGAATGCAAATGAACAGACAACGGTCATCGTGCAGGCTGAACATGCGATGGGTGTCGCCAATATTGAGTCCATCGTGGCAGTGCCAGGGATCGATGCTGTCCTGCTGGGACCGTATGATTTGGCAGCCAGTCTGGGAAAAATGGGCGACGTCAACGATCCCGTGGTTACTGAAGCAATCGATCGTGTGACCACGGTCTGCAGGACCGCAGAAATGCCCCTTGGCTACTTTGGAATTACACCGGAAGCAGTACAACCCTATGTCGAGCTCGGCTATAATTTGATCATTACTGCTACTGACACGCTGTTCCTGAGTGCAGCTGCCGAAAAAACAGTCAGGACTCTGCGCGAGATGCAGCCAGAGTGA
- a CDS encoding sodium/solute symporter (Members of the Solute:Sodium Symporter (SSS), TC 2.A.21 as described in tcdb.org, catalyze solute:Na+ symport. Known solutes for members of the family include sugars, amino acids, nucleosides, inositols, vitamins, urea or anions, depending on the system.), translating into MSESGSAISLDWLDVLVVCVYVSLVLGIGWYYGRQQRNTDEYFVGNRGMNSTLVGISMYATLFSTITYLSSPGEYLSKGPVIFCALFSIPIVYLLVGYWIIPVYMKHRVTSAYELLEDRLGVQVRLLAAGLFILIRLAWMSLLIYLPAISILEMLGLEEKWLPAVVFTTGGVAIVYASIGGLRAVVVTDLFQFLLLFGGAILVIATVTFNVGGFNWFPTSWQPGWDRQPLFSADPNVRVTVFGTVLGGVLWWLCTAGSDQTAIQRFMSTGSAVAARRSFLINSCAGAVVALLLALVGFSLLGFYQAHPEFLPDGQSIEECADKLFPRYLADHLPAGVAGLVLAALFAAAMSSLDSGVNSISAVTLTDFVDRCRSRPLTERQHILAARLLAFGIGLVVICVSSFVIKHVPGNFMEITQRVSNLLISPLFLPFFMAIFVPFSTSKGAIAAMISSSAAAIVVAYWKPLIASLGVEPVFFKEISFQWIQPCALVTGIATGCAVSLLERSVKRQVD; encoded by the coding sequence TTGTCCGAATCCGGATCAGCAATTAGCCTCGATTGGCTTGATGTACTCGTCGTTTGTGTCTACGTCAGTCTGGTGCTTGGCATTGGCTGGTATTACGGGCGCCAGCAGCGAAATACCGACGAATACTTTGTGGGGAATCGAGGGATGAACTCCACGCTGGTCGGTATCTCAATGTACGCCACGCTGTTCAGTACGATCACTTATCTTTCAAGTCCGGGCGAATATTTAAGTAAGGGCCCGGTCATTTTTTGTGCCCTGTTTTCAATCCCGATTGTGTACCTCCTTGTGGGTTACTGGATCATACCGGTTTACATGAAGCATCGGGTAACCAGCGCCTACGAACTCCTTGAAGACAGGCTCGGTGTGCAAGTGCGTCTGCTGGCGGCCGGTCTGTTTATCTTGATCAGGCTGGCATGGATGTCCCTGCTGATCTATTTGCCCGCGATTAGTATTCTTGAGATGCTTGGATTGGAGGAGAAATGGCTTCCGGCAGTCGTCTTCACGACTGGTGGAGTGGCGATTGTTTATGCATCGATTGGCGGATTGCGGGCGGTAGTGGTAACGGATCTGTTCCAGTTTCTGCTGCTGTTTGGTGGAGCGATCCTGGTGATCGCGACCGTCACGTTCAACGTCGGGGGATTTAACTGGTTCCCGACTTCCTGGCAGCCCGGCTGGGACAGGCAGCCACTGTTCAGCGCCGATCCCAACGTGCGGGTGACGGTGTTTGGAACCGTTCTGGGAGGGGTGTTGTGGTGGTTATGTACGGCGGGCAGTGATCAGACAGCGATCCAGCGGTTTATGTCCACCGGAAGCGCAGTGGCTGCTCGTCGGTCGTTTCTGATTAATTCGTGCGCCGGCGCTGTGGTGGCTCTGCTCCTGGCGCTCGTCGGGTTTTCTTTGCTGGGCTTTTACCAGGCTCATCCGGAATTTCTTCCGGATGGACAAAGCATCGAAGAATGTGCGGACAAACTTTTCCCTCGTTACCTTGCGGATCATCTCCCCGCTGGCGTGGCCGGGCTGGTGCTGGCGGCTTTGTTCGCTGCTGCCATGTCCAGTCTGGATTCGGGTGTCAATTCCATTAGTGCTGTGACCCTGACTGACTTTGTCGACCGCTGCCGCAGCAGACCTTTGACCGAGAGACAGCACATCCTGGCTGCCCGGCTGCTGGCCTTTGGAATTGGCCTCGTGGTCATCTGCGTCAGCTCATTTGTCATCAAGCACGTGCCTGGAAACTTCATGGAGATCACCCAACGCGTGAGCAACCTGCTGATCAGCCCGCTGTTTCTGCCGTTTTTCATGGCGATCTTCGTTCCCTTTTCGACGTCGAAGGGCGCAATCGCAGCGATGATCTCTTCCAGCGCCGCGGCCATTGTGGTGGCCTACTGGAAGCCTTTGATTGCCAGTCTGGGAGTAGAACCGGTGTTTTTCAAAGAGATCAGTTTCCAGTGGATTCAGCCGTGTGCTCTGGTGACAGGGATTGCGACGGGCTGTGCAGTGAGTCTGCTTGAACGCTCAGTGAAACGGCAGGTTGACTGA
- a CDS encoding NAD(P)-dependent oxidoreductase, whose amino-acid sequence MKVAITGATGFLGHYIVRRMQAAGNDCRCWYRSKDRCYQTGYGSNIEWIHGELGDIESCNELLDGCDAVVHSGLHRSGSGFRGGEGDVQEFVRRNVLGSIQLIETARSRRISRFVYISTCAVHEKILDDRPLDEMHPLWMTTHYGAHKAAVEQFVHSYGFGAGYPVCALRPTGIYGLHHQPQHSKWFELVQQVVRGVPVSCERGGKEVHAADVAEAVDILLHADSIAGEVYSCYDRYVSELEVARTAREICGSKSEILGDMPAPKHQIVSDKIQELGMRFGGTERLQQTIAELVAAARKAD is encoded by the coding sequence ATGAAAGTAGCCATCACGGGTGCCACCGGATTTCTGGGACACTACATTGTTCGCAGGATGCAGGCCGCCGGCAATGACTGTCGCTGCTGGTATCGTTCAAAAGATCGCTGCTATCAGACCGGTTACGGATCGAACATTGAATGGATTCACGGTGAGCTCGGAGATATCGAATCCTGTAATGAGCTGCTCGACGGCTGCGACGCTGTCGTTCACTCCGGACTTCACCGCAGCGGTTCCGGATTTCGCGGCGGTGAAGGTGACGTTCAGGAGTTCGTTCGTCGGAATGTACTCGGATCCATTCAGCTGATCGAAACGGCACGAAGCCGCAGGATCAGCCGTTTCGTCTATATCTCCACATGTGCCGTCCACGAAAAAATTCTGGACGATCGTCCCCTGGATGAAATGCATCCGCTGTGGATGACAACTCACTATGGTGCCCACAAAGCGGCCGTTGAACAGTTCGTGCACAGCTATGGATTTGGGGCCGGTTATCCTGTTTGCGCACTGCGTCCCACAGGGATTTATGGTCTGCATCATCAGCCGCAGCACAGCAAGTGGTTTGAACTGGTTCAGCAGGTTGTACGTGGCGTCCCGGTCAGCTGTGAGCGAGGAGGCAAGGAAGTCCATGCTGCCGATGTTGCAGAAGCGGTCGACATCCTGCTGCATGCCGACAGTATCGCCGGCGAAGTCTACAGCTGTTACGATCGCTATGTCTCCGAACTTGAGGTTGCACGTACGGCACGGGAGATTTGCGGTTCGAAGTCTGAAATCCTGGGCGATATGCCGGCACCAAAACATCAGATCGTAAGCGATAAAATCCAGGAACTGGGGATGAGATTCGGCGGAACTGAACGCCTGCAACAAACCATTGCGGAACTTGTTGCCGCAGCCAGGAAGGCAGATTGA
- a CDS encoding ThuA domain-containing protein: MFQLSVFLLVLCVTSMQSCLANPKIKALIVDGQNNHSMWPKTTVMMKDYLETSGRFDVDVARTAFTANADATLLAAYSIDGVHSTPRKTAVTDPDFKPNFSAYDVVLSNMGHGAAPWPNATQAAFESWMKSGGGLVVIHAADNSFPNWPAWNEMIGLGGWGGRSEKDGPYIYTNEKGDVIRDTSAGRGGHHGVQHEYSVVIRDSSHPITQGLPAEWLHTKDELYDRLRGPALNMRLLATSYSNPETKGSGRHEPIMFTVRFGKGRVFHTPMGHADYSQECVGFITVLLRGTEWAATGNVTVAVPDDFPTADASRSRRFTR, encoded by the coding sequence ATGTTTCAGCTTTCTGTGTTTCTGCTGGTTCTGTGTGTCACCTCCATGCAGTCGTGTCTGGCAAACCCAAAGATCAAAGCATTGATCGTCGACGGTCAGAACAATCACAGTATGTGGCCCAAGACGACCGTGATGATGAAAGATTATCTGGAAACCAGTGGTCGGTTTGATGTCGATGTAGCCCGCACCGCTTTCACTGCTAACGCTGATGCCACGTTGCTGGCGGCGTATTCGATCGACGGTGTCCATTCAACGCCCAGGAAAACGGCTGTCACCGACCCTGATTTCAAACCGAATTTCTCTGCCTATGACGTGGTCCTTTCCAACATGGGGCATGGGGCTGCTCCGTGGCCAAATGCAACACAGGCAGCGTTTGAGTCGTGGATGAAATCCGGCGGGGGACTCGTGGTCATTCATGCGGCCGACAACTCCTTTCCCAACTGGCCCGCATGGAACGAAATGATTGGGCTTGGCGGGTGGGGTGGACGATCAGAAAAGGATGGGCCGTACATCTACACCAACGAAAAGGGGGATGTCATTCGTGATACTTCTGCCGGACGTGGTGGTCATCACGGTGTCCAGCACGAGTACTCAGTCGTCATTCGCGACAGCAGCCATCCGATCACACAGGGTCTGCCGGCAGAATGGCTGCATACCAAAGACGAACTCTACGACCGACTTCGAGGTCCGGCGCTCAACATGCGGTTGCTGGCAACCTCCTACAGTAATCCGGAAACCAAGGGCAGTGGTCGCCACGAACCGATTATGTTCACGGTGCGTTTTGGGAAAGGACGTGTCTTTCATACCCCCATGGGGCACGCCGACTACTCGCAGGAATGTGTAGGATTCATCACCGTATTGCTGCGAGGCACTGAATGGGCTGCTACCGGTAACGTCACTGTCGCAGTGCCCGATGACTTTCCAACTGCGGACGCGTCCCGCTCCCGCCGGTTCACCCGATGA
- a CDS encoding STAS domain-containing protein: protein MTFENEFVTESWSTLEQVLHDLIRQLVQSKSKKILVNLSSLNKTNSAVVTAIVRIWKKIEALGGRTVVLAPSGEARGTFNLAGLSKRLNIVRNGREAMHQLGLSRVARAARRETWLLQWTSPIAAATAMVSASAILLSVCPSDFQPSIVFVMLMSAAIASGGGWLTAARKIGAFRHFSRLVSITGVITAITVIGQWSV, encoded by the coding sequence GTGACTTTTGAAAATGAATTTGTCACGGAATCATGGTCCACACTGGAACAGGTGCTGCACGACTTGATCAGACAACTTGTTCAATCAAAATCGAAGAAGATCCTGGTCAATCTGTCTTCGCTGAATAAAACCAATAGTGCCGTTGTCACCGCAATTGTGCGAATCTGGAAAAAAATCGAAGCCCTGGGCGGACGCACTGTTGTGCTTGCACCGTCAGGTGAAGCTCGAGGAACATTTAACCTGGCAGGACTCAGTAAGCGGCTGAATATCGTTCGAAATGGGCGGGAAGCCATGCATCAGCTCGGACTTTCCAGAGTGGCCAGAGCCGCTCGACGAGAAACCTGGCTGCTGCAGTGGACGTCACCGATCGCTGCAGCAACCGCGATGGTTTCGGCATCGGCAATACTTCTTTCCGTTTGTCCGTCGGATTTTCAGCCATCGATTGTCTTCGTGATGTTGATGAGCGCCGCGATTGCATCCGGTGGAGGATGGTTGACGGCCGCCCGTAAAATCGGCGCCTTCCGTCATTTCTCACGCCTCGTCTCTATCACGGGTGTGATCACCGCAATCACTGTCATAGGTCAATGGTCAGTCTGA
- a CDS encoding sugar phosphate isomerase/epimerase → MTQVSYSTAGFGRTKLGPALDQIVTAGFHCVEISCDQHIPGQHSSAVAQDVRRQLHERGMTAATVHAPARRTVLGPPEEDWRQQNISVFKDALRLTGEIGAQGLVIHGIPNPIFLDDSRELKSMYQTMIDSMRRSVEELIPTAEAAGVRMLLENLPYNQDLLAAGKQGDYPLMCMADLRAFSDEFPSAQVGLIVDVGHAWTDGMDPAQEIQIAGNRLWGTHLQDVDRENPQDNHWAPLVGGLDWPSIISALQHVDYTGAWTFEVIMPRQGESPLELAEMTIAAAREWGIVSGELPKEVC, encoded by the coding sequence ATGACACAGGTCAGTTATTCCACCGCAGGATTTGGACGAACCAAACTGGGTCCGGCTCTCGATCAGATCGTCACGGCCGGGTTCCACTGTGTGGAAATCAGCTGTGATCAGCATATCCCTGGTCAACACTCCAGCGCCGTGGCGCAGGATGTCCGCCGGCAGCTTCACGAACGAGGGATGACAGCTGCAACTGTCCATGCACCCGCTCGCCGGACAGTCCTGGGACCGCCTGAGGAAGACTGGCGTCAGCAGAACATCTCAGTTTTCAAAGACGCCCTGCGACTGACGGGAGAGATCGGTGCACAAGGCCTGGTCATACACGGTATTCCAAATCCTATCTTCCTTGACGACAGTCGCGAGTTGAAGTCAATGTACCAAACTATGATCGACTCGATGAGACGGTCCGTCGAGGAACTGATCCCCACAGCGGAGGCAGCGGGTGTCAGAATGTTACTTGAGAACCTTCCCTACAACCAGGATCTTCTGGCCGCGGGCAAACAGGGGGATTATCCACTGATGTGCATGGCTGACCTCCGCGCGTTCAGCGACGAGTTTCCTTCCGCACAGGTCGGACTGATTGTGGATGTGGGACATGCCTGGACCGACGGTATGGATCCGGCACAGGAGATTCAGATTGCAGGCAACCGGCTTTGGGGAACACATCTTCAGGATGTCGATCGGGAGAATCCGCAGGACAACCACTGGGCCCCGCTGGTCGGCGGCCTGGACTGGCCGTCAATCATTTCGGCCCTGCAACACGTCGATTACACCGGTGCCTGGACGTTTGAAGTGATCATGCCCCGCCAAGGCGAAAGCCCTCTGGAACTCGCCGAAATGACAATCGCCGCAGCCCGGGAATGGGGAATCGTCAGTGGTGAACTGCCGAAAGAAGTTTGCTGA